Part of the Mastacembelus armatus chromosome 6, fMasArm1.2, whole genome shotgun sequence genome, ACCTGTTCTTGAGCTTCCTGAGCTGGAAATGAATGTATTTGAATACATTGTTTTGGTAGAATTTAAATTcactttcttttgtttcctcttcagGCCTGGGCCACAACAAACAGACGTTTTATCTGAACAGCATGAATCCACATCCTGTTTCAATTGAATAAGTGCAAACAGTCATCATACAGTTTGCTGCTAACCTTTGGACTGTACCACATCCCTGACCACCATACTGTTACATAAGCCAGCCTCGAAAAGAACAGCTTCATTACCCCATCCACCCACCCAATTAGGAACCAGATGGCTCTTCTGGCCAATCAAATCATGGATGCAAGGATTCTCAGCAGTATGAACGGGAGAGTAGGGCTCTCCCAGTATTTGAGAGTCACCAATCAAAGCATTGTCTCCCAGGTGAATTCTGCCCAGGATGACAACCGCAAGAACAGGAAGTATCCCTGCCCATTGTGTGGAAAGCGTTTCCGCTTTAACAGCATCCTTTCCCttcacatgcgcacacacactggTGAGAAACCCTTTAAGTGCCCATACTGCGACCACAGAGCTGCACAGAAAGGCAACCTGAAGATACACCTCCGTACTCACAAGCAAGGCATTCTGGGTAAAGGCCGTGGGAGGATTAGAGAGGACAACAGGCTGCTTCATGAACTTGAGGAAAGGGCCATACTAAGAGACAGGCAGATGCGAGCTGGTCATGTTAGCCAGCAACAAAATTCTAAGATAAGCCAACTTCAGAAGCCCCTGATGCAGACTGTCGTGACCAGTCCCCAGTTCTTAAACAACTCTGGGGCAACAGAGAGCCAGTCACATCCATCCACCTCTCCTAAGGTGACCACTGTCCACGATGAGTCCATCCAATCCCAACCTATAGGCTTTCGCTGCTCATTCTGTAAAGGAAAGTTCAGGAAGCAGCAGGAGCTTGAGCGCCACATCAGGATCCTACACAAACCCTACAAGTGCACCTTGTGTGAGTTTGCTGCCTCACATGAGGAGGAGCTCATTGGCCATGTTGAGACCACACATATAACTGCTGATTCAGGCTCAGGACAGAAGCCTGCTCTAGGGGCCGGAGACAAGGGAAAGTCCGTTGGTGAATTCCCCTGCGAGGTGTGTGGCCAGACGTTCAGCCAAGCCTGGTTCCTGAAGGGTCATATGAGGAAACACAAGGACTCTTTTGAGCACTGCTGTCAAATCTGTGGCCGTCGTTTTAAAGAACCCTGGTTTCTCAAGAATCATATGAAGGTCCACCTCAACAAGCTGGCTGCTAAGAGTAACCTCTCCGCTGAGCATGACACCCCTGTTAATATAGGTAGCATAACACATGAGCATCAAAACAGCCTCTACTCCCAGTACATCGCCCGCCTTCACAACAGGTTCCTCATGACTGAGAGAGCTGACCAGCCAGATTACAGCCAGATACTCGCCACAGCAGGCGTTGACATGAAGGTTAGAGAGATGTTAGGGAGGATGATTTCCTCAGGTCCAGGCTCTCTGACAGATGCAGATAACTCAGCGTTGTTGAGTTTAAATCATCTCCACCCTCCGCTGAGCTCCACAAGCATGGAATATCTGCAGAAAATCATCTCtaacagagagacacacaacagcagcagctacccAGGCTGGCAGATCATGACACCAGCGCCGTCTGTTGAACAGCAAATGTTCAATCCAAAAGACCAGCAGCAGTGCTCCTCTTACTTGCCTGACAGATGTCTCCCTCTAGACGATGGGAAAGTGTGTCTTGCTGACCCAGACACCAAGGCTATCAGCAGACCTGGTAGCCCAGGCAGTGTAAGTCATCATGGGCCAACAGAGATCATTACAGAAACGGGGAACTCCCTCTCTGGCAGTGTACCGGACCATCGGCCAGAATCTTCTTCTCCAGGTATCGAAAACacagtcagagaaaaaaaatatttctaaaggCTGTTTTAAGATTTTCTCAAAGTGACACTTTGAAGATTATTCACATTAAATTTAGTTTACTTCAGATAGTGCTCAAcctgtgaaaacagctgctgggGGGAGTTTACAAAGTCTTCATCAGGTTTTAGACTGTGGTGACATCAACAGGCTTATTTTTTCACATCAGGATTGTTTtgagtcagtgtttttttttttaattagtataAAGTAGAGGAGGCAGGAGAACATGGAAGAAGAGAGAATGATATGGATAACATTTGTTCCCCAACTTTTTGAAAGTATCATACTGAGTTGCTTGAGTGCAGTTATTTATATATCAGTCTGTTTTTTGCGGGATtacatatttcatgtttctAGTATGAGACTAATTTGAGAATCAATATGGTTTCTGGCaaacataattaaaaatcaGTGTAGAAAATCACAACAAAGGATCAGATTAGCACATTTTATAACcttttttctaattaaaaaaaaaaactactatcTAAGTGACCACTCTGGCCTCATCTTTCTTCCCACTTACTGTAGGTGGACGTGTAGCGCAGGGTCAGCAACACCACCACAGATATTACTGTCATCCACAAGGACTTTGTCTTCCTTTTAAGGATAATGGCATCATGTTGAATTGTAGGGATAATTAGTACCCTCTATTTTATATCCGTCACATCCCCACCCCTTGCCTACGGGGGCACAAGATGTTAATGCATGCCATCtggtgtttttaatgatttgatATATACCACCTAGTGATTTTTATGATTTGATCTACCACCTGGTATTTTTATTGATAGTCTTCTGTTCCACCTGGTGATTTGGTTGATTCGCCTCTCTGGGTAAATGCCTTTCTTGTCATGGCATCCTGCTAACATGTTATCATGAACCTAAATTACTGGTACAACAGTGTTGGtaagagaagagaaggaaaataaatccaaactttttgttctctttcttcACAGCTTATGACTATGGTTATTTTCTTCCAGTGTCAGAGTACTGTTGTTATGTGCATCTGAGTCTGATGCTGGCTTTTGGGATTTGATCCAGTATCCTCTTAAATGATGTCCGTATAGCGGTGATAAATGGATCAGGTCTAATCTCTTTAGATGTTTTGTTTCcatattgtacacacatacTGGTATCTGCATATTTACATATTAGAGTTTATGGCCAAATCCCTCTCTGCTTGCTCTTTAAGAAACATATTCAGgctctgttgtttttactttccCTCTTCTCCCCTATCTCGAAGACCATACGGTGTCACTTCCAGAAACATTTATGATAGCTGGCTAGCTGAGGATTTGAGTGCACACAGTTCTGGGATGGCACATTCAGTATCAGACTCTAATTTCAGTCAATATTAAGCATGGAAACTAATTCATTGTAAAGGTCAGGCGTCATTGCTTTAGTCAGTGATGGATCCGGCAGGcgctctctccccctctcctcctctcctcctctcctctctgttcttAGTCCTGTGTAATGGTAGACTCACTCTGGGGGCTTAGCACCGCATTGTTTAGCTCTGACAATATATCCCAGAgacctctgcagctgctccctgCGCTCACAATGACAGATTAATTAACACAATCACACGCTGCTGGCCCTGGCTCAACACACAGGTCTGCTGCGGGACAGATAGGTAAATCCTACACATATGGAGAACACGCACCACTTGATGAGGGTTTAATAACAGGGATAAGTTTTTTCGGAGGTGGGGGGTTGTAACTGATCAAGTCTGTCTGTCTCGATGGTTGGACGTGGAGAAAAAGAGCGGGAGAGAGCAAGTGTTTTCTAATTCAGGAGAGAGGAGATGCTGAGGAAGAATTACCACTGCCAGATGTTCAGCTTGAGGAACATTGATTAGTCCAGAATTACTGGCTGCATTATTCATAGTCAGCCTGTGGTGGTCATGAAGTTATTGATGTTCTCAATATGGATAGCAAATATAGTACAGTCATGGCTGTCagatatagagagagagagagagagagagagagagagagacggctTCTTTGCTTGATACATAGTGATACAGTGCTGGATTTAGATTTTTAACTACAAATACCCAGCATCTTAAATTAGAAATCCCACTTTGATTTCAGTAGAAGGCGTGTGATTCAAATTGCTTCTCTCAGTGTCTAATCAGAACAGATTTGAAAATGCACTTTGACTTTAAATATAATCTGAGATTAAGAATAATGACTCCCCTTAAAACGATAAACTAATGAAGGGTGCATGCTTGAGGCCTCTGACTTACATTTGATCAGTTAGAGACCAGcgctgaataaaaaaaaaacatgcccaacaaacataaaatgctCTGACAGTTATTAATTAGTCCCATTCAATACTGTTAACCTCAAGGTCAATGAGCAGACACCATATAATGATGTTGTCCCCACATGTGTTTTGGCTCTTATTGGCTGCTTTTGCACCACTTTTACAGTAAACTTTAAAGCCAAAAGAGCCTGAAACGATAAGTGTCTGTAAAATGGTAATGGTAATGTGAGCAGTGTTTTACTCAGAAATACAGATAGAGCAGGCTGCTGTACAGGATATCACTTTTCATTTGGCTGTTACAGTTACATCAGCCTATTCTTTGTGATTGGTGACAGTAAAAGCATCTTTTAACTAAACGGGTCCTTATCTAACTTGGTCCTGTGTCGGGATACACAAATTCAGCTCTTAGTCAGAGATCAGAGTCAGTCCGACTGGTTTGTCTAAACTGATTACCTGTTGGCTTTTCCATCTCCCTCTCACTTCTGTCTTTTAATCctctttttaattattattgcaGATATGAGGCTCAAATTAAGCTCAAAATGCTTGTTTTCCTAGCATGCAGATAAAAAGATTTACCCAGGGAGTTCTGAACACCTGCCTTGAAATATTGTTCCACCATCTCCTGAATGCCATTTGGCTTAATTGACTTGGAAACGTCCCAAATGCGTCATTGACTATGTGGtctaattaatattaataatatatgcTATTATAAACATCAAAGAACATCTGGTGCCCCTGTTTTTCTCACCAGTCTTGTGTGtgactctcactctcactctgtTTCATCTTAAACCAAACCAGCCAGCATGTATCTCTGTTTTCCATTTCAGGTGCTTGATTGCATGTAGAGAAAGAGCCAATGCCTTACTGTATATGGAGTTTGATATCTAGAATATAACTGCCAAACGCCTATGTAAGCATGTAGTATGTGAGCCTGTGATTGCATGGATGGTGATGTATGGTTGTAAATCTTAAAGCCTATTTCCATATGAAATGAATCACTTGTCCAAGCCCAGCTGCATGCTTTTTTTCCATAGACACGGCTCACTTGaggcatttctttatttatttacctttttccTCCGCCTTGCACATCCAGTAAGGGCGGATAACTCATACGCATCACTTCATTAGATGCTCTGTGTTAGGTGAGAGAGGCTGGGGTTTGTAATGATGCAGTAATTGGAGTTTTGGTTGATAAATCTAAGCTCTAAAATTACTCCCCTCACATAATGTGAGCCTCGGCAGTGTAAGTAAATCTTAAACTGATTAAGTTAGCATGAACCAGGCAATCACAAAGATGGCACCCATCCAAAGCAAGAGAAAAAAGGCAGAGTCTTtagtctttgtgttgttttactgcTCTCATGTAGGCTTGCAAATGGGTTTAGGGAAGGTCCACGCTGAAAGATGAGGTCAGATATatgtgttttctgcatttgGAGCTCGCCGGTAATGTCATCGTAATTTAAGCCACAGAATAATTGAGATATATAGTGTGTCTGAAAGAGTTCCATTAAgctgtttggatttttttgtctgttactGGAGACAAGGGTGTGGCACTGTTGAAGTGTCTTTCCCGCTCTTGCACACCAACACACGTCGTCGTGCTCATGTAATGTACACAGACAATAAATCAAATACACTGTACATactatagacacacacacacaaacatacacaaacatacacagtatATAGTATGAATAGGGATGACTCTCTTTAGTTCAAGGACATGAATTTGCCATTTCAGCtgtgatttttcatttcaagcTCAGCTCTATTTAATTAATACGTGGGTGCTATTTTACGGTTTTGTACATTTGAAATAGTAAAAAACAGCCAATTTTTACTGCCATTCAGCTCACAATGGTGGTTTTTCTATTAAAGTTGGAAACAAAGTAAAGTAACAACTACAGAtcattagatttagatttaccTCAGAGAATTACCTCAGGGTCAGATCTTGAGGTGTATGAAATTGATATTTCTCTGGCGGGGATGAATCACTGTTGTAACTCAGATATTAGTCCATTAAAGAAGAACAATAAGGCATCAATATGCATAGAATTAAATTAATGGTGGTGGGTTTATCTCCCTATTCCAGACGCATCCCTAAAAGACACAGTATAATGTATGACCTGACCTTCAAATGCCAGGAGAGTGTTGGGCAATAAACTGCCAATATTTGTGGCTTAATGGCGTCGGATGACTTTTACTGTAATTGGAATGGCAGCGAAACAGCTGGGCTGTTTAAAGACAGTGCAAGGCTGAGGTCTCAGACAATCACTAACTCAAAATGGTCACACAGAGTGTGTTTAACCCTGAAGGGTGTTTCTGTGATAGCTATAAGGATAAAACTGTAGGTAAACAGAGGGAAGAAGACATTTAAATTACCTTTAATTAAAAGTTATGGTGTGCAGGATCAAATATTGCATCCAGATGGATATTATTCACTGGCTAAAAGGCAAAAAATTGCCCATTGTCATTCTTCACAATAATACACTTTGTACTTTTTGAATTATGTTCCTATCATGCCATTTTTCAAGTATGAGGCAAAAATAAACTCAGCTACAGTAGGCGGTTAATCAGAACTGCTCACATGTTGGACTTCGTTATTTTTGACTGGGAAAGCCATTTACTGGTTTTGATGGAATGAGGTTCTTGTCTGCGACATCTGCCTTGTTCTGGTTGCTTTACAATTTAACTGTTTATTATTTCTGGAAGAATCTTGTTTGGTGTTAACATCTTTGGGTGTATTTATTGCACATGGTGGTGGCGTCCATACTGTAAAATGATGGATCACTAGAGCTGAAAGCTGATTACAAGGTTGATTTACTGCAGGGCAGAGCTTAAATCATTCAACTCAGCCTGGTGTAGCATTgcaacatttttcatgtttagaCAACAGTTGCTAGTACATACTATTCTCAGAACAAAATCTTCAGTATGCCTTATATACACATAGTTTCCTAATTTGATTTGGTTTGCATTATGTTTTTGCTGTTATGGTCTGTGTTAAAATAGGTGAGAAAGTCTACAGGTGTCCTGTCTCCAGCGACTACACCGCTGCACAGACAGCCTCCCTGGGTTTCCATCTGGATAGCTACCACTTCCCCCACTGGCAGAACAGCAGGGATCTTTCGTCTCCACTGCAccccaccagcagcagcagctccagcccCAACCCCAAGCTCAGACCCAGATCCAGGGAAGACTGGAGCACAGCGGCGGGTCACTACCTTGGTCTGGAGAACCACAGTGAAAACTCCCTGCTAATCAACAAGCAGTCTGAGCTCAGTGACAAAGATGTATGTGCGGAGGGCTCTTTATCTGGTCAAAACAAGAAGTCCCAGTATGAGCCTTTAGATTTGTCTGTCAGACCAGAGTCTGTCATGTCTCATTCAGCCATGTCTCCTGCTGTACTGGTACAGATGTCTGGTGTTTTTAGTAATGGACTCTCTTCCTCTATTACCCCCCGGCTACAAAGTTACTCTAATGCCGCAGCTGAACTCAGTGTGAAACCTGCATATCAGTGTGACCTTTTGGTGCAAGGAACAAAAGGAGAGATGGATATGCAGAATACAAGCTCCACATGTCACGATGGTGATGATGAATTTGAGAAATCTGAGCAAGGGAGggacaacaaaaatgacaatgttGCAAAGTGGAAGATGCTGAAAAATAATGTCCTGGAGGCAGAGGAGCAAGGACAGGCCAACACTGATTTCCAGGGTCCTGGCGAGAAGAGTAACGAAAAGCCAGGCACTTGGGGCAGAGCTGTGGCTGAATCTCCCATCTCCTCTCTGGAGAGCTTGACTCCAGGACAGGCTGATCCCCTTCAGCACCAGGGTGGCCTGCTGTCCTTCCTCAGATCCCAGGGGAACCTGAACTGCACACCTGCCAgctcacacacagtcattttgaATGATGGGGGAAATATGGAGAAAGATGCTGCATCAGGTGAGCATCAGCTTATCCATCATGTATGTTAAACACAGCTGTCACTGTTATCAAGATGTTGCTGATACTGTCACCATATTTGAAAGTATGTATTGCCACCTAGTGGACAAATACTGGCCCatccttttttcttcctttaataCTTTTCAGATGCTTGGTACCACCCCATCTGAATGTTACAGACTGCAGCAGATGGGAATATAACAATATTATGATTAGTTAACATAATTCTATATATAATTGGCTGACTAGTGTACTGACTGTACAGTTTGGAACAGATCATGACATTGCCAGCCACAAGAATGCTGCTATCGAAATCCAAAAAAAGTTTTTGGCAATATCTCAGCCCTTATCACCTGACAGCAGAAGTGTgaagagtgagtgtgagtgtgtgaatgaatCATGCCAATTACGAACAACACACTTCCCTTATACTTATAGCACTTTAGTTTTTTCTTCCCAGATTTTATCTCTGATCTCAAATAAGGGATGAAGATGACACAGGTGTGCGGCGCTGATTACCCTTACACTTTAAAGCATGATATAATCTCCTTGTGTGATAGGTTACAAACCGCCCAAGCCAATAGAACCCACTGATGGAGAGGCTTAAGCTCTTGTGCTGGTGTGATATGCTTGCTGAGTGCAGGTTTAATACTGCTGTCTCTCAGGAGAGGGAATCCAACAGCTGGGGTCTTTGATATGCATGTATTATGAGTGCAACATGATACACCTTCCCTCTGATCCCCCTATTATTCAGAAACTCAATATGTTCATGTGAAAGACAGGAAAGTGCCTGTCAACTCCATTAGGGATTAACATCTGTTCCCTTTCTTTATGATTCTAACAGCAAGATGTAGTTTTCTATTTGATTGTACAGATGGTTATTATAATATGCCGAAAACACCCCACCCCTTCAGCGTCTGTCAGAGCTGTCACActgctcatgtttcttttttgcttttattgtatATAATACTGTTtggattggaaaaaaaaattgaaaagctAGCAGTATGGAGTAGcgttttctttaaaaatctcAGAACAATTATGTCATTATGTTCCTGTAACTCTTGCTTGTGCTTTTCAGCAATCAAACCAGTGGATCATAGTTGCGAGGAGTTATTTCAAACACCCTTGCCTTTTGTTTGCTGCAGATTGAGCCTccatatttcttttctctccctgaAGAAGTAGATGTCATCGACACAATAAACACTTGTCAGTCAAACTGGACATTGAGATGGGTAACTGAC contains:
- the LOC113132845 gene encoding zinc finger protein 536-like; protein product: MDYRQEQQQVAESHSSLEKNSFITPSTHPIRNQMALLANQIMDARILSSMNGRVGLSQYLRVTNQSIVSQVNSAQDDNRKNRKYPCPLCGKRFRFNSILSLHMRTHTGEKPFKCPYCDHRAAQKGNLKIHLRTHKQGILGKGRGRIREDNRLLHELEERAILRDRQMRAGHVSQQQNSKISQLQKPLMQTVVTSPQFLNNSGATESQSHPSTSPKVTTVHDESIQSQPIGFRCSFCKGKFRKQQELERHIRILHKPYKCTLCEFAASHEEELIGHVETTHITADSGSGQKPALGAGDKGKSVGEFPCEVCGQTFSQAWFLKGHMRKHKDSFEHCCQICGRRFKEPWFLKNHMKVHLNKLAAKSNLSAEHDTPVNIGSITHEHQNSLYSQYIARLHNRFLMTERADQPDYSQILATAGVDMKVREMLGRMISSGPGSLTDADNSALLSLNHLHPPLSSTSMEYLQKIISNRETHNSSSYPGWQIMTPAPSVEQQMFNPKDQQQCSSYLPDRCLPLDDGKVCLADPDTKAISRPGSPGSVSHHGPTEIITETGNSLSGSVPDHRPESSSPGEKVYRCPVSSDYTAAQTASLGFHLDSYHFPHWQNSRDLSSPLHPTSSSSSSPNPKLRPRSREDWSTAAGHYLGLENHSENSLLINKQSELSDKDVCAEGSLSGQNKKSQYEPLDLSVRPESVMSHSAMSPAVLVQMSGVFSNGLSSSITPRLQSYSNAAAELSVKPAYQCDLLVQGTKGEMDMQNTSSTCHDGDDEFEKSEQGRDNKNDNVAKWKMLKNNVLEAEEQGQANTDFQGPGEKSNEKPGTWGRAVAESPISSLESLTPGQADPLQHQGGLLSFLRSQGNLNCTPASSHTVILNDGGNMEKDAASARKPFQCRYCPYSASQKGNLKTHVLCVHRKPFDNSLYPDRRLRRSHTPQRPSAMPPGITGDNHMPGRDQIGMTSLCGT